From the Lolium rigidum isolate FL_2022 chromosome 2, APGP_CSIRO_Lrig_0.1, whole genome shotgun sequence genome, one window contains:
- the LOC124692802 gene encoding sugar transport protein MST1-like, protein MQSYLTPFLPNTAMAKKEMHSLLGNCAHVFGMSLENTIQGYQVTTNMGHLPALIIKRSVLITGSAILSIAIRYRALLDRWILHKFAVSQGAPTHSAMLLRSCWQRISLPLFVGIGFLMARLYNYISIHSFIYGRQVIRSVEANIQSDSVIENNELSNQQSIIPSLFGGKHVYARLALQCIFSTAMLKAQLAPKSISFKARCLQKKHDISALRSIVARNGQWLTYIGALVTLQIFLQLNKVNTRSSLLPMLFQTTSSRSRAAVVGTIVIILVNSCGILGSAFTIKQHGRAATLTVSVVLMVFCQIVIPSILEFHIGLGGGSRMPRGYTAAMFVLTCVVSCGLSWSWGSMFWTVPGNKTHSAGQVAGMALNLVFCFAQMQYFLVLLWRLRSALLAYYAMWIWS, encoded by the exons ATGCAGTCATATTTGACGCCCTTCTTGCCTAACACTGCCATGGCAAAGAAGGAAATGCATTCCTTGCTCGGAAATTGCGCACATGTATTTGGCATGTCATTAGAGAATACAATTCAGGGCTACCAAGTCACCACAAATATGGGGCATCTACCTGCCTTGATCATAAAGCGCTCCGTTCTCATTACTGGTAGCGCAATTTTATCCATTGCCATCCGCTACAGAGCTCTACTTGACAGATGGATACTGCACAAGTTTGCTGTCTCCCAG GGCGCACCTACTCACTCCGCCATGCTATTGAGATCCTGTTGGCAGCGTATATCCTTGCCTTTGTTTGTTGGCATTGGTTTTCTGATGGCAAGGCTCTATAACTACATTAGCATTCACAGCTTTATCTATGGTCGGCAAGTCATCCGCAGTGTCGAAGCTAACATTCAAAGTGATTCAGTCATTGAGAATAATGAGTTGTCCAATCAGCAATCCATCATTCCAAGTTTGTTTGGCGGGAAGCACGTTTATGCCCGTCTAGCGCTTCAGTGTATTTTCAGCACTGCCATGTTAAAGGCACAACTAGCGCCAAAGTCGATCAGTTTCAAGGCGAGGTGCTTACAGAAGAAGCATGATATCAGTGCGCTTCGGAGTATCGTGGCAAGAAATGGACAGTGGCTGACATACATTGGGGCGTTGGTGACTCTACAGATATTTTTACAGCTAAATAAAGTGAACACTAGGTCTTCGCTGCTGCCGATGCTGTTTCAAACAACAAGTTCGAGGAGCAGAGCTGCTGTTGTCGGTACTATTGTGATAATTTTGGTGAACTCATGTGGCATTCTTGGTTCTGCCTTTACAATAAAACAGCATGGTCGTGCAGCAACGTTAACTGTCAGTGTTGTTCTGATGGTATTTTGCCAG ATCGTGATTCCATCGATCCTGGAATTCCACATCGGGCTAGGCGGCGGAAGCCGAATGCCGAGGGGATACACCGCCGCGATGTTCGTGCTCACCTGCGTCGTCTCCTGCGGCCTCAGCTGGTCATGGGGCTCCATGTTCTGGACCGTTCCTGGCAACAAGACCCACTCGGCTGGGCAGGTTGCCGGCATGGCTCTCAACCTGGTCTTCTGCTTCGCCCAGATGCAGTACTTCCTGGTGCTGCTGTGGCGGCTGAGGAGTGCCCTCCTTGCGTACTACGCCATGTGGATTTGGTCATGA
- the LOC124692803 gene encoding sugar transport protein MST1-like, with amino-acid sequence MAMSEGGALAVGTGYGGSEITFTVVMSCLTAASSGLILGYDIGITGGLMQMESFLEAFFPEIVRKMSNAQQDAHCIFQSQVLNAFVSSFYLAGMLASLVAGHVTRTLGRKNSMLIGGLLFLAGALLNSTAMNISMLIIGRILLGVAVGFTRLSAPLYLAEISPARWRGAFTSTFHFFLNVGFFMADVVNYGTNSIPRWGWRLSLGVGIFPAAVIIVGAALIPDTPNSLVLRGRADEARASLRRIRGPAADVDAELKDIIQAAEEDKRYESGALRRLGRREYRPHLVMAVALAVFFELTGVTVVSLFTPLLFYTVGFTSQKAILGSIITDVVSLASIAAAALAVDRHGRRSLFFVGGVFMVISMVAMAWIFGEQLGTSSGMPRGYAAAVVVLVCVYTVGFGVSWGPLSWVVTSEMFPLEVRSLALGLSGAIGGLLSFAQSQSFVEMLCRFKYGTFAYYAGWVVVMTVFVAAFLPETKGVRIESMGAVWAQHWYWKRFVKPAAPAPAKQSDGPA; translated from the exons ATGGCGATGTCTGAAGGAGGAGCACTTGCCGTCGGCACCGGATACGGCGGCAGTGAAATAACATTCACGGTCGTGATGAGCTGCCTCACGGCGGCCTCCAGCGGGCTCATACTTGGGTATGATATCGGAATCACAG GTGGATTGATGCAGATGGAGTCGTTCCTCGAGGCTTTCTTCCCGGAGATCGTGCGAAAAATGTCCAATGCACAGCAGGATGCGCATTGCATCTTCCAAAGCCAGGTGCTCAACGCCTTCGTCTCTTCGTTCTACCTCGCCGGCATGCTCGCCAGCCTGGTCGCCGGCCACGTAACCAGGACGTTGGGCCGGAAGAATTCGATGCTGATAGGTGGTTTGCTGTTTCTCGCCGGCGCTCTCCTCAACTCTACGGCCATGAACATCAGCATGCTCATCATCGGACGCATCCTTCTCGGAGTCGCCGTCGGCTTCACCAGATTG TCAGCACCCTTGTACCTGGCGGAGATATCGCCGGCGCGGTGGCGCGGGGCGTTCACGAGCACCTTCCACTTCTTCCTCAACgtggggttcttcatggccgatGTAGTCAACTACGGCACCAACAGCATCCCGAGGTGGGGTTGGCGCCTCTCGCTCGGCGTCGGCATCTTCCCGGCAGCGGTTATCATCGTGGGCGCGGCGCTCATTCCGGACACGCCAAACAGCCTGGTGCTGCGCGGGAGGGCCGACGAGGCCCGGGCCTCTCTGCGGCGCATCCGTGGACCGGCCGCCGACGTCGACGCGGAGCTCAAGGACATCATCCAAGCCGCGGAGGAGGACAAGAGGTACGAGTCGGGCGCGCTCCGGCGCCTCGGCCGGCGCGAGTACCGGCCACACCTGGTTATGGCCGTGGCCCTGGCGGTGTTCTTCGAGCTGACGGGCGTGACCGTGGTGTCCCTGTTCACGCCGCTCCTCTTCTACACCGTGGGGTTCACGAGCCAGAAGGCCATCCTGGGCTCCATCATCACCGACGTCGTCAGCCTCGCGTCCATCGCGGCGGCCGCGCTCGCCGTCGACCGGCacggccgccgctctctcttcTTCGTGGGCGGTGTCTTCATGGTCATTTCCATGGTGGCCATGGCGTGGATCTTCGGGGAGCAGCTCGGGACGAGTAGCGGGATGCCGCGGGGCtacgcggcggcggtggtggtgctggtgtgcGTGTACACCGTTGGGTTCGGCGTGTCCTGGGGGCCGCTCTCGTGGGTGGTGACCAGCGAGATGTTCCCGCTGGAGGTGAGGTCGTTGGCGCTGGGGTTGAGCGGGGCGATCGGGGGGCTGCTGTCGTTCGCGCAGTCGCAGTCGTTCGTGGAGATGCTCTGCCGGTTCAAGTACGGCACCTTCGCCTACTACGCCGGCTGGGTGGTCGTCATGACGGTGTTCGTGGCGGCGTTCTTGCCGGAGACGAAAGGCGTGCGCATCGAATCCATGGGCGCTGTGTGGGCGCAGCACTGGTACTGGAAGCGCTTCGTCAAGCCtgcagcgccggcgccggcaaAGCAGTCCGACGGGCCAGCTTGA